A stretch of the Corynebacterium maris DSM 45190 genome encodes the following:
- a CDS encoding SNF2-related protein, translating into MTGSFPAPEITEEQLRTLTWRAESVVATARRARERIRHLSSVSQRGLATGNLGAYHFDDDESADLIYLVPPWRVDWPESMYELAAAQRRPDLADVLAQLVEAAAPVPDLLADARHAAPGFLRRLFAAARTTRAREAAHRLSGLLEDLERRRLPAQVGKLLDDLDQAVHTQRRGVHLFPGAHGTPERLMDQARTVLRDTLGKHAGEGRELALVPFRADDLVAVTARGRRLLADPNSEPALSKRAEELLDDLTAEHTRDFLGKLPVEALRAATAERVRTDGLDAVGVTSVADVLDAPEALLRQVPGIGERTAARIKAAARTMHREAAATHSTSIGERWSATAGQLVEALARFDAGDRFDDVERARRDRVLEYAGVMPAGVEGGWWAAAITGSQTTNGLWRRFTDDLAWAQAHPRLMEPVRLREVVADPWADYLARPAHYQGLLVTLLQREVEGGEDLDAPTLEAVRALQLDRTHLDEELHLRGYQSFGARFAVVRKKVILGDEMGLGKTVQALAAASHVAAARASELTRILVVCPAAVVVNWIREARSFTRGMPIYRAHGDGKEDAVGAWRGTGGICVVTYDGARTMDLGEPEFVVVDEAHQVKNPQAQRSVAVRALIDAADHAMLLSGTPLENRVEEFATLVGYVAPDLLSAGMETMNAADFRAHIAPAYLRRNQADVLDELPEKTEGIDWIDLHEADQAHYAAAVAGGNWMAVRRAPMTTPDAAPAKLGRIHEIVDEAHEAGRKVLVFSFFLDVLERLTHSLGGRVVGTLTGSVSPTGRQELVDKLAAAEPGAVLLAQINAGGTGLNIQSASVVILAEPQVKPSTEAQAVARVHRMGQTSTVMVHRLIAEDTAEEKLLAAVGRKTQIFDAYARRSDAAEVHDAVDVTEADLAAQIIAAERQRLGHAPEQ; encoded by the coding sequence ATGACCGGTTCCTTCCCCGCCCCGGAGATCACCGAGGAGCAACTGCGCACGCTGACGTGGCGAGCCGAATCCGTCGTGGCGACCGCGCGGCGGGCCCGAGAGCGCATCCGGCACCTGAGCAGCGTCTCGCAACGGGGCCTGGCCACCGGGAACCTCGGGGCCTACCACTTCGACGACGATGAGTCCGCGGACCTCATCTACCTCGTTCCGCCGTGGCGGGTCGACTGGCCGGAGTCCATGTACGAGCTGGCGGCCGCGCAGCGCCGCCCCGACCTGGCCGATGTGCTGGCCCAGCTGGTGGAAGCGGCCGCACCGGTGCCGGATCTGCTTGCCGACGCCCGCCACGCCGCCCCCGGATTCCTGCGGCGGCTCTTCGCCGCCGCCCGCACCACCCGGGCCCGGGAGGCCGCCCACCGGCTCAGCGGGCTCCTCGAGGACCTAGAACGCCGCCGTCTGCCCGCGCAGGTGGGCAAGCTGTTGGACGATCTGGACCAGGCAGTGCATACACAGCGGCGCGGCGTGCATCTTTTTCCCGGCGCGCACGGCACGCCGGAGCGCCTCATGGATCAGGCGCGCACCGTGTTGCGTGACACCCTGGGAAAACACGCCGGTGAAGGGCGGGAACTGGCGCTCGTTCCGTTCCGTGCCGATGACTTGGTGGCGGTGACCGCGCGGGGCCGGCGTCTGCTTGCTGACCCGAACTCCGAGCCCGCTCTGAGCAAGCGTGCGGAAGAGCTGCTCGATGACCTGACCGCCGAGCACACCCGGGATTTTCTGGGCAAGTTGCCTGTGGAGGCGTTGCGGGCGGCCACCGCCGAGAGAGTACGCACCGACGGGTTGGACGCCGTCGGCGTGACCAGCGTCGCCGACGTGCTCGACGCCCCGGAGGCGCTGTTGCGGCAGGTGCCGGGCATCGGGGAGCGCACCGCCGCCCGGATCAAGGCCGCGGCCAGGACGATGCATCGTGAAGCGGCGGCCACACACAGCACGAGCATCGGCGAGCGCTGGAGCGCCACGGCCGGACAGCTGGTGGAGGCGCTCGCCCGGTTCGACGCCGGGGACCGTTTCGACGACGTGGAGCGTGCCCGCCGCGACCGGGTGCTGGAATACGCCGGCGTGATGCCCGCGGGCGTGGAGGGAGGGTGGTGGGCCGCGGCGATCACCGGCTCGCAGACCACCAACGGCCTATGGCGCCGTTTCACCGACGATCTGGCCTGGGCGCAGGCACACCCGCGGCTGATGGAGCCGGTGCGGCTGCGGGAGGTGGTCGCCGACCCGTGGGCGGACTACCTCGCCCGCCCCGCCCATTACCAGGGGCTGCTGGTCACGCTGCTGCAACGCGAGGTCGAAGGCGGCGAGGACCTCGACGCCCCGACCCTGGAGGCGGTCCGCGCGCTGCAGCTCGACCGCACCCATCTGGACGAGGAACTGCACCTGCGCGGTTACCAGTCTTTCGGCGCGCGTTTCGCGGTGGTGCGCAAGAAAGTGATCCTCGGCGATGAGATGGGCCTGGGCAAGACGGTGCAGGCCTTGGCCGCCGCCAGCCATGTCGCGGCAGCCCGCGCGAGTGAGCTCACCCGCATTCTCGTGGTATGTCCGGCGGCCGTGGTGGTCAACTGGATCCGGGAAGCCAGGTCCTTCACCCGGGGCATGCCGATCTACCGCGCCCACGGCGACGGCAAAGAAGACGCCGTCGGCGCCTGGCGGGGCACCGGCGGCATCTGCGTGGTCACCTACGACGGCGCCCGCACCATGGACCTGGGGGAGCCGGAATTCGTGGTCGTCGATGAGGCGCACCAGGTGAAAAACCCGCAGGCACAACGCTCCGTGGCGGTGCGCGCCCTCATCGACGCCGCCGACCACGCCATGCTGCTCAGCGGCACCCCGCTGGAAAACCGGGTGGAGGAGTTCGCCACGCTGGTGGGCTACGTCGCCCCCGACCTGCTCAGCGCCGGCATGGAGACAATGAACGCCGCCGATTTCCGGGCCCACATCGCCCCGGCGTATCTGCGCCGCAACCAGGCCGACGTGCTGGATGAGCTGCCGGAGAAAACCGAGGGCATAGACTGGATCGACCTGCACGAAGCAGACCAGGCCCACTACGCGGCGGCCGTGGCGGGAGGCAACTGGATGGCCGTGCGGCGCGCCCCCATGACCACCCCGGACGCGGCGCCCGCCAAGCTGGGCCGCATCCACGAGATCGTGGACGAAGCCCACGAGGCCGGCCGGAAAGTCCTCGTGTTCTCTTTCTTCCTCGACGTCCTCGAGCGCCTGACGCACTCCCTCGGCGGGCGCGTCGTGGGAACGCTGACCGGGTCGGTGTCGCCGACGGGGCGCCAAGAGCTCGTCGACAAGCTCGCCGCGGCTGAGCCCGGGGCGGTGCTGCTCGCCCAGATCAACGCCGGCGGCACCGGTTTGAACATCCAGTCCGCCAGCGTCGTTATCCTGGCGGAACCACAGGTCAAGCCCTCAACTGAGGCACAGGCCGTCGCGCGCGTGCACCGCATGGGACAGACCTCCACGGTGATGGTGCACCGGTTGATCGCCGAAGACACCGCCGAGGAAAAGCTTCTGGCCGCGGTCGGACGTAAGACGCAGATCTTCGACGCCTACGCCCGCCGCTCCGATGCGGCCGAGGTGCACGACGCCGTCGACGTCACCGAAGCGGACCTCGCGGCCCAGATCATCGCCGCAGAGCGGCAACGATTGGGACACGCCCCAGAGCAGTGA
- a CDS encoding CBS domain-containing protein produces the protein MSSAPPNRAVPFLAAFNDIEAHLRDMLDAKRSDSFRWMVGQARRRSVINEAFADELQEFAQLRNAISHGPYRDYRPIAEPLPETVAAIEFIRDALHDPPTAMSVLGDQQVVTVSPGDDIRVALQILRTTTISQFPVYDTGRCVDLLTTNTIARWVAADLDDNDHLDGRTVRDVLDYAESSDYAVFLPRDVLAQEALEALTTPPKGKPLPRAAIITEVGRADHRPVRVIGGSDIAALVEAVSPLR, from the coding sequence ATGAGTTCCGCCCCGCCCAACCGGGCCGTTCCGTTTCTGGCCGCCTTCAATGACATCGAGGCGCATCTTCGCGACATGCTGGACGCCAAGCGCAGCGATTCTTTTCGGTGGATGGTCGGCCAGGCCAGGCGCCGGAGTGTGATCAACGAGGCTTTCGCCGACGAGTTGCAGGAATTTGCGCAGCTGCGCAACGCGATCAGCCACGGCCCTTATCGGGACTATCGGCCGATCGCGGAACCGTTGCCGGAGACGGTGGCGGCGATCGAGTTCATCCGCGATGCGCTGCATGATCCGCCGACGGCCATGTCCGTGCTCGGCGATCAACAGGTCGTGACCGTCTCCCCCGGCGATGACATTCGCGTCGCGCTGCAGATTCTGCGGACCACCACGATCTCCCAGTTTCCGGTGTATGACACCGGCCGCTGCGTCGATTTGCTGACCACGAACACGATCGCCCGGTGGGTGGCGGCGGACTTGGACGACAACGACCATTTGGACGGGCGCACGGTGCGCGACGTGTTGGATTACGCGGAGTCCTCGGATTACGCGGTCTTTTTGCCCCGCGACGTGTTGGCCCAGGAGGCGTTGGAGGCGTTGACCACTCCGCCGAAGGGGAAGCCGTTGCCGCGGGCGGCGATCATCACGGAGGTCGGTCGCGCCGATCATCGGCCGGTGCGGGTCATCGGCGGGTCAGACATCGCAGCGCTGGTCGAGGCGGTCAGCCCGCTCAGGTGA
- a CDS encoding LLM class flavin-dependent oxidoreductase, whose protein sequence is MQFGIFTIGDVTTDPTTGTTPTEHERINAMTQIALKAEEVGLDVFATGEHHNPPFVPSSPTTHLGYIAAKTEKLQLSTATTLITTNDPVKIAEDYAFLQHLSGGRVDLMMGRGNTGPVYPWFGKDIRQGIPLAIENYHLLRRLWREQTVNWEGKFRTPLQGYTSTPAPLDGVPPFVWHGSIRSVEIAEQAAYYGDGFFHNNIFWNKEHITRMVSLYRRRYEAYGHGRADQAIVGLGGQVYIADTEEQAKREFRPYFDNAPVYGHGPTLEEFTEMTPLTVGTVEQVIERTMEFADWVGDYQRQLFLMDHAGLPLETVLNQIEILGTQVVPELRKRMAARRPEHVPSGPPTHASLSADRNHPHFRITPGADGIQDSYTI, encoded by the coding sequence ATGCAGTTCGGCATCTTCACCATCGGTGACGTCACCACCGACCCCACCACCGGCACCACCCCCACCGAACATGAGCGCATCAACGCGATGACCCAGATCGCGCTCAAGGCCGAGGAGGTCGGCTTAGACGTCTTCGCCACCGGCGAGCACCACAACCCGCCCTTCGTCCCCTCCTCGCCCACCACCCACCTGGGCTACATCGCGGCCAAGACCGAAAAGCTCCAGCTGTCGACCGCCACCACACTGATCACCACCAACGACCCGGTGAAGATCGCCGAGGACTACGCCTTCCTGCAGCACCTGTCCGGCGGGCGGGTCGACCTGATGATGGGCCGCGGCAACACCGGCCCGGTCTACCCGTGGTTCGGCAAGGACATCCGTCAGGGCATCCCCCTGGCCATCGAGAACTACCACCTGCTGCGCCGACTGTGGCGCGAGCAGACCGTCAACTGGGAAGGGAAATTCCGCACCCCGCTGCAGGGCTACACCTCCACCCCCGCCCCGCTCGACGGCGTCCCGCCGTTCGTCTGGCACGGTTCCATCCGCTCCGTCGAAATCGCGGAGCAGGCCGCCTACTACGGCGACGGGTTTTTCCACAACAACATCTTCTGGAACAAAGAACACATCACCCGCATGGTCTCGCTGTACCGCCGTCGCTACGAGGCCTACGGCCACGGCCGCGCCGACCAGGCCATCGTGGGCCTCGGCGGCCAGGTCTACATCGCCGACACCGAGGAGCAGGCCAAGCGGGAGTTCCGCCCCTACTTCGACAACGCCCCCGTCTACGGCCACGGCCCGACGCTGGAGGAGTTCACCGAGATGACGCCGCTGACCGTCGGCACCGTCGAGCAGGTCATCGAGCGCACCATGGAGTTCGCCGACTGGGTCGGCGACTACCAGCGACAGCTCTTCCTCATGGACCACGCCGGCCTGCCGCTGGAGACCGTCCTGAACCAAATCGAGATCCTGGGCACCCAAGTCGTGCCGGAACTGCGCAAGCGCATGGCGGCCCGCCGGCCGGAGCACGTCCCCTCCGGCCCGCCGACCCACGCCTCCCTCAGCGCCGACCGCAACCACCCGCACTTCCGGATCACCCCGGGCGCCGACGGCATTCAGGACAGCTACACGATTTAG
- a CDS encoding FMN reductase produces the protein MRTLMVVTAGLSNPSSTRQVADRISDAVTTAVTARGEALEVKVVELREIINDLAQVMSTGMSTQRLDEIKRDLSAADGLIAVTPVFKASYSGLFKMFFDVLDQDALNGMPTIIAATAGSARHSLVLEFAVRPLLVYLRSRVAPTSLFAATEDFGSSEGAAFERRIHRAAGELADMMVDSASAVGGLGGVTAEGQGTERRRKTGVLEADDEITPFAEMLKGLDGTPSK, from the coding sequence ATGCGCACACTCATGGTCGTCACGGCCGGCCTCTCCAATCCGTCGAGCACCCGCCAGGTCGCCGACCGCATCTCGGACGCCGTCACCACCGCCGTGACCGCCCGGGGCGAAGCATTGGAGGTCAAGGTCGTCGAACTGCGCGAGATCATCAACGACCTCGCCCAGGTCATGTCGACCGGAATGTCCACGCAGCGCCTCGACGAGATCAAGCGGGACCTGTCGGCCGCCGACGGACTCATCGCCGTCACCCCCGTGTTCAAGGCCAGCTACTCCGGGCTGTTCAAAATGTTCTTCGACGTCTTGGACCAGGACGCCCTCAACGGCATGCCCACGATCATCGCCGCCACCGCCGGCAGCGCCCGCCACTCCCTCGTCCTGGAGTTCGCCGTGCGCCCGCTGCTGGTCTACCTGCGCTCCCGCGTCGCCCCCACCAGCCTTTTTGCCGCCACCGAGGACTTCGGCAGCTCCGAAGGCGCCGCCTTCGAACGCCGCATCCACCGCGCGGCCGGAGAGCTCGCCGACATGATGGTCGACTCCGCCAGCGCCGTCGGCGGCCTCGGCGGCGTCACCGCTGAGGGACAGGGCACCGAGCGACGTCGCAAGACCGGCGTGCTCGAAGCCGACGATGAGATCACCCCGTTCGCGGAGATGCTCAAGGGGCTCGACGGCACTCCCAGCAAGTAG
- the hisS gene encoding histidine--tRNA ligase codes for MSDKQKFQALSAPKGVPDYVPPTSATFLAVRDEFVRQAHLAGFQHIELPIFEDTSLFARGVGESTDVVSKEMYTFADRGERSVTLRPEGTAGVMRAVIQHNLDRGQLPVKLNYYGPFFRYERPQAGRYRQLQQVGIEAIGVDDPALDAEVIALADRSYRSLGLTGFRLELTSLGDENCRPAYREALQKFLFDLPLDEETRERAEINPLRVLDDKREEVREMTADAPLMRDHLCDDCRAHFDTVLGLLDDMGVAYELNPRMVRGLDYYTKTTFEFVHDGLGAQSGIGGGGRYDGLMAQLGGQDLSGIGYGLGVDRTVLALEAEGISLAAAERRVEVYGVALGADAKRRMALLIDELRTAGVTADMAYGDRGLKGAMKGASRAGARLALVLGESELESGTVSVKDMADQSQQPVALTDVVTAIQAALSE; via the coding sequence GTGAGCGACAAGCAGAAATTCCAGGCCCTGTCGGCGCCCAAGGGCGTGCCCGACTACGTTCCTCCGACTTCAGCGACCTTCCTCGCGGTGCGCGACGAGTTCGTGCGTCAGGCCCATCTGGCCGGCTTCCAGCACATTGAGTTGCCGATCTTCGAGGACACGAGCCTGTTCGCCCGCGGCGTCGGCGAATCCACCGACGTGGTGTCCAAGGAAATGTACACTTTCGCCGACCGCGGGGAGCGCTCCGTCACCTTGCGCCCGGAGGGCACCGCGGGCGTCATGCGCGCGGTCATCCAGCACAACCTGGACCGCGGTCAGCTGCCCGTGAAGCTGAACTACTACGGCCCCTTCTTCCGCTATGAGCGCCCGCAGGCCGGCCGTTACCGCCAGCTGCAGCAGGTCGGCATTGAGGCCATCGGGGTCGACGACCCGGCGCTGGACGCTGAGGTCATCGCGCTGGCGGACCGTTCCTACCGCAGCCTTGGCCTGACCGGTTTCCGCCTGGAGCTGACCAGCTTGGGCGACGAGAACTGCCGTCCGGCCTACCGCGAGGCACTGCAGAAATTCCTCTTCGACCTGCCGCTAGACGAGGAGACCCGCGAGCGGGCGGAAATCAACCCCTTGCGCGTCCTCGACGACAAGCGCGAAGAGGTCCGCGAGATGACCGCCGACGCCCCGCTGATGCGCGATCACCTCTGCGACGACTGCCGCGCGCACTTCGACACGGTGCTGGGTCTTCTCGACGACATGGGCGTGGCTTATGAGCTCAACCCGCGCATGGTCCGCGGCCTGGACTACTACACGAAGACCACCTTCGAGTTCGTCCACGACGGGCTCGGCGCACAGTCGGGCATCGGCGGCGGCGGCCGTTACGACGGTCTGATGGCGCAGCTCGGCGGCCAGGACCTGTCGGGCATCGGCTACGGCCTGGGTGTCGACCGCACCGTCCTCGCCCTGGAGGCGGAAGGCATTTCCCTCGCCGCGGCGGAGCGTCGCGTCGAGGTCTACGGCGTCGCGTTGGGGGCGGACGCCAAGCGTCGCATGGCGCTGCTCATCGACGAGCTGCGCACCGCCGGGGTCACCGCGGACATGGCCTACGGCGACCGCGGGCTCAAGGGCGCGATGAAAGGCGCCAGCCGCGCGGGCGCCCGCCTGGCGCTGGTGCTCGGCGAGTCCGAGCTGGAGTCCGGCACCGTGTCCGTGAAGGACATGGCGGATCAGTCGCAGCAGCCGGTGGCGCTGACTGACGTGGTCACCGCCATTCAGGCGGCCCTGTCCGAGTAG
- a CDS encoding MBL fold metallo-hydrolase, which translates to MKLSGFAAGPYKTNTYLLENDGTVAVVDPGMHTHDRIVAHLSENSLTLEAIILTHGHLDHTRDAGDLARRFDVPVYIHPEDAFMLEAGKGGSPQTRAMFDADKMTPVDDVRDLVAGETATFVGHDFEVLHAPGHSPGSVLLVTEEFAIVGDVVFRGSIGRTDLAFSDPAAMDATLRGPVWGLADKLALLPGHGPTTTMRAERVSNPFLTSLGQ; encoded by the coding sequence ATGAAGCTCTCGGGATTTGCCGCCGGCCCTTATAAAACAAACACCTACCTGCTGGAGAACGACGGCACGGTGGCCGTCGTCGACCCCGGCATGCACACCCACGACCGGATCGTCGCCCACCTCAGCGAGAATTCCCTGACGCTGGAGGCGATCATCCTCACGCACGGCCACCTCGATCACACGCGCGACGCCGGCGACCTGGCGCGGCGTTTCGACGTGCCCGTCTACATCCACCCCGAAGACGCCTTCATGCTGGAAGCCGGTAAGGGCGGTTCGCCGCAGACCCGGGCGATGTTCGACGCGGACAAGATGACCCCGGTCGACGACGTGCGCGACCTCGTGGCGGGGGAGACGGCCACCTTCGTCGGCCACGACTTCGAGGTGCTGCACGCTCCGGGGCACTCGCCGGGGTCAGTGCTGCTGGTGACCGAGGAGTTCGCGATCGTCGGCGACGTGGTGTTCCGAGGCTCCATCGGGCGCACGGATCTGGCGTTCTCCGACCCGGCGGCGATGGACGCGACGTTGCGCGGGCCGGTGTGGGGGTTGGCGGATAAGCTGGCGCTGCTGCCCGGCCACGGCCCGACGACCACCATGCGCGCAGAGCGGGTCAGCAACCCCTTCCTCACCTCGTTGGGGCAATGA
- the tpx gene encoding thiol peroxidase encodes MANVKFSDDPTTTVGELPAVGTHLPPFELTDGELGEFSSEKFAGKRLVLNIFPSLDTGVCAASVREFNNRAADLDNTVVLGVSKDLPFAQSRFVGDEGIGDVTMGSAFRSSFGEDFGVTLEGSPLKGLLSRAVVVTDANHQVIYTELLEEITQEPNYDAAVDALK; translated from the coding sequence ATGGCTAACGTTAAATTTTCTGATGATCCCACCACCACCGTCGGCGAGCTGCCTGCCGTCGGCACGCACTTGCCGCCGTTTGAACTGACCGACGGCGAGCTCGGGGAGTTCTCCTCCGAGAAGTTCGCCGGCAAGCGCCTGGTGCTGAACATTTTCCCGTCCCTGGACACCGGCGTGTGCGCCGCTTCGGTCCGGGAATTCAACAACCGCGCCGCCGATTTGGACAACACCGTCGTGCTCGGCGTGTCCAAGGACCTGCCGTTCGCGCAGTCCCGCTTCGTGGGCGACGAGGGCATCGGCGACGTCACGATGGGATCCGCCTTCCGTTCCTCCTTCGGCGAGGACTTCGGCGTCACCCTCGAGGGCTCCCCGCTGAAGGGGCTGCTGTCCCGCGCGGTCGTGGTCACCGACGCCAACCACCAGGTCATCTACACCGAGCTGCTCGAGGAAATCACGCAGGAGCCGAACTACGACGCCGCCGTCGACGCGCTGAAGTAA
- a CDS encoding peptidylprolyl isomerase has product MSSNKERGQQALNSLEKELKARDRKQKRGPWIVAAAAAVIILAIAGGILYLATQPGDETVVADDETTAAPTPEQEDFQVLSMERNEALPATVSCTYEETGEDTNGATLPPTEDISAEGTVTVNLTTNQGEIGMELDRTVAPCTVNAVEHLADEGFYDDTVCHRLTTSGLHVLQCGDPTGTGAGGPGFEFPNEYPTDEAEDTSSPVVYPRGSIAMANAGPDTNGSQFFLNYDDSPLQPNYTYFGQISEEGLATLDAIAETGVQGGMGDGAPAEEVRIESADVA; this is encoded by the coding sequence GTGAGCAGCAACAAAGAGCGCGGACAACAGGCGCTCAACAGCCTCGAAAAAGAACTGAAGGCCCGCGACCGGAAGCAGAAGCGTGGCCCCTGGATCGTCGCGGCCGCGGCCGCCGTCATCATCCTGGCCATCGCCGGCGGCATCCTGTACCTGGCGACCCAGCCCGGCGATGAAACCGTCGTGGCCGACGACGAGACCACCGCCGCCCCCACCCCGGAGCAGGAAGATTTCCAGGTGCTGTCGATGGAGCGCAATGAGGCGCTGCCGGCGACGGTGTCCTGCACCTACGAGGAGACCGGCGAAGACACCAACGGCGCGACCCTCCCGCCGACCGAGGATATTTCCGCGGAGGGCACCGTCACGGTGAACCTGACCACCAACCAGGGCGAGATCGGCATGGAACTCGACCGCACCGTCGCCCCGTGCACCGTCAACGCAGTGGAGCACCTCGCGGACGAAGGCTTCTACGACGACACCGTCTGCCACCGCCTGACCACCTCCGGCCTGCATGTCCTGCAGTGCGGCGACCCGACCGGCACCGGCGCCGGCGGCCCGGGCTTTGAGTTCCCGAACGAATACCCGACCGATGAGGCCGAGGACACCAGCAGCCCGGTCGTCTACCCGCGTGGTTCCATCGCCATGGCCAACGCCGGCCCGGACACCAACGGCTCCCAGTTCTTCCTCAACTACGACGATTCCCCGCTACAGCCGAACTACACCTACTTCGGCCAGATCTCCGAGGAGGGTCTGGCGACGCTGGACGCCATCGCAGAGACCGGCGTGCAGGGCGGCATGGGCGACGGCGCCCCGGCGGAGGAAGTGCGTATCGAATCCGCCGACGTCGCTTAA
- a CDS encoding bifunctional metallophosphatase/5'-nucleotidase encodes MHKFRRFGRLLAATTTTSLVLTGAAVAGAQEDTTVDFSVTNITDFHGYLVEDEDIAEDGSADSPLGAARLAALMDYVGQDNEAQIRTTSGDNVGGSAFVSAISDDVYTLEALNEMGIDVSAVGNHEFDSGFDDLQGRIQQDSDYPILGANVLGADGAPALPASHVIEEQGVKVGFIGTVTQQTPNKVSPAGVEGLTFTDPVAAANTEATRLKEAGEADVVIVLQHEDIQAFNAFNDDVDAAFGGDSHLRYNNGTDLAQSHEYGKALSELEFTYDTATGEITEQSITQYDYTSGGVAGLSVDPVVAETVANAEAQAAVLGSEVVASIENDYLRGSNPGAETGSNRGTESTANNMLAESNLRAMNAFLGSDVIDLGVMNAGGVRADLLAGDVTYEEAMTVQPFGNNLGYATVTGQALLDALENQWKGPEEGRPRLSLGVSDNVSYMYDPTAGQGERIINVMINGEPLDPAGEYTVATASFLFEGGDGYFEPTEFTDVGYLDVTAFTDYLGNDNGPSYRAGQAEVGVTGLEGLTAGETATLELTSLSYSSEGEPDATTVTVDGFGQTATAEVDNTATEADAGYGEQGRATVEIEVPADAAGEHTLTITTDAGTEIAVPVTVGATDTTPEEPEDPGLPDTGNRFIDALLAIVATVGGVFGGLLEGVQQFFEALGRLSS; translated from the coding sequence GTGCATAAGTTCCGTCGCTTCGGTCGTCTGCTGGCCGCGACCACGACCACCAGCCTTGTCCTCACCGGCGCCGCCGTCGCCGGTGCGCAGGAAGACACCACCGTCGACTTCTCCGTCACCAACATCACCGACTTCCACGGATACCTGGTCGAGGACGAAGACATCGCAGAGGATGGTTCCGCGGATTCTCCGCTCGGCGCAGCGCGTCTGGCCGCGCTGATGGACTACGTCGGTCAGGACAACGAGGCCCAGATCCGTACCACCTCCGGCGACAACGTCGGCGGATCCGCGTTCGTCTCCGCGATCTCGGACGACGTCTACACCCTCGAAGCCCTCAATGAAATGGGCATCGACGTCTCCGCAGTCGGCAACCACGAGTTCGACAGCGGCTTCGACGACCTGCAGGGCCGGATCCAGCAGGATTCCGATTACCCGATCTTGGGCGCCAACGTCCTCGGTGCGGACGGCGCCCCGGCGCTGCCGGCCTCGCACGTCATTGAGGAGCAGGGGGTGAAGGTCGGCTTCATCGGCACCGTCACTCAGCAGACTCCGAACAAGGTCTCCCCGGCCGGCGTCGAAGGGCTGACCTTCACCGATCCGGTCGCGGCGGCCAACACTGAAGCCACCCGCCTGAAGGAAGCCGGGGAGGCGGACGTGGTCATCGTCCTACAGCACGAGGACATCCAGGCCTTCAACGCCTTCAACGACGACGTGGACGCGGCCTTCGGCGGCGATTCCCACCTGCGCTACAACAACGGCACCGACTTGGCACAGAGCCACGAATACGGCAAGGCGCTGTCCGAGCTGGAGTTCACCTACGACACCGCCACCGGTGAAATCACCGAGCAGTCGATCACCCAGTACGACTACACCTCCGGGGGCGTCGCAGGATTATCGGTGGATCCGGTGGTCGCCGAGACCGTCGCGAACGCCGAAGCACAGGCGGCTGTCTTGGGCTCTGAGGTCGTCGCGAGCATCGAAAACGACTACCTGCGCGGAAGTAACCCGGGCGCTGAAACCGGCTCCAACCGCGGCACGGAATCCACCGCCAACAACATGCTGGCCGAGTCCAACCTGCGGGCGATGAATGCGTTTTTGGGCAGCGACGTCATCGACCTCGGCGTCATGAACGCCGGCGGCGTCCGCGCCGACCTGCTGGCCGGAGACGTCACCTACGAGGAGGCCATGACCGTCCAGCCGTTCGGAAACAACCTCGGTTACGCCACCGTCACCGGCCAGGCGCTTCTGGACGCCCTTGAAAACCAGTGGAAGGGCCCGGAGGAAGGCCGCCCGCGCCTGTCACTGGGTGTGTCCGACAACGTCTCCTATATGTATGACCCGACCGCAGGGCAGGGCGAGCGCATCATCAACGTCATGATCAACGGTGAGCCGCTCGACCCGGCCGGGGAATACACTGTGGCCACCGCCAGCTTCCTCTTCGAGGGCGGCGACGGGTATTTCGAGCCGACCGAGTTCACCGACGTCGGCTACTTGGACGTCACCGCCTTCACCGATTACCTCGGCAACGACAACGGCCCGTCCTACCGCGCCGGCCAGGCTGAAGTCGGCGTGACCGGCCTCGAGGGCCTGACCGCGGGCGAGACCGCCACCCTGGAGCTGACCTCCCTGAGCTACTCCTCCGAGGGGGAGCCGGACGCCACCACCGTCACCGTGGACGGCTTCGGTCAGACCGCCACGGCAGAGGTGGACAACACTGCCACCGAGGCTGACGCCGGATACGGCGAGCAGGGGCGCGCGACCGTCGAGATCGAGGTTCCGGCCGACGCCGCCGGCGAGCACACTCTGACTATCACCACCGACGCCGGCACAGAGATCGCCGTCCCGGTCACCGTCGGTGCGACAGACACAACCCCGGAAGAGCCCGAAGATCCGGGGCTGCCGGATACCGGCAACCGTTTTATTGACGCCCTGCTAGCTATCGTGGCCACCGTCGGCGGTGTCTTCGGTGGTCTGCTGGAGGGAGTGCAGCAGTTTTTCGAGGCACTCGGTCGTCTGAGCAGCTAA